One segment of Streptomyces sp. NBC_01463 DNA contains the following:
- a CDS encoding alpha/beta hydrolase codes for MTTTRPKLLLVHGIGGPRDVEEERHTWTRALAEGARAAGHADAISALTMGWSVETDFVHYADLFTRGGAQGPSTTELDDDVAELTLAVAVDVIDALLAMPEHAGDALLLRLRVQAAPAPVNEDGTPKNPEGTGALVRRASAVCAKLARVPGVQLAVQRVSSAQCLGMLSQPGRYLRRKEHAELPQGRGASLDERVRARVLDKLDPERPAIVIGHSLGSVIAWESLAAYSGPVALFVTLGSPLAMNALIWQRLRPQPPAVPETVERWVDVWDGDDPVAPRRRSAEVVAPNAAGVRPEPVPVDSRLLWTHSALTYLRRREVAGPVMEAVLRLSTTS; via the coding sequence ATGACGACGACGCGGCCGAAGCTGCTCCTGGTGCATGGCATCGGGGGCCCGCGAGACGTGGAGGAAGAACGGCACACGTGGACGCGGGCCCTGGCCGAAGGTGCGCGAGCAGCGGGCCATGCCGATGCGATATCGGCCCTGACCATGGGCTGGTCGGTGGAAACCGACTTCGTTCACTACGCCGATCTCTTCACACGCGGCGGCGCCCAGGGTCCGAGCACCACGGAGCTCGACGACGATGTGGCCGAGCTGACCCTCGCCGTGGCCGTTGACGTGATCGACGCTCTGCTGGCCATGCCGGAGCACGCGGGCGACGCGCTGTTGCTGCGGTTGCGGGTACAGGCGGCGCCTGCTCCCGTGAACGAGGACGGCACGCCCAAGAACCCCGAGGGAACGGGCGCTCTCGTGCGCAGGGCGAGCGCTGTCTGCGCCAAACTCGCCCGGGTCCCCGGTGTTCAGCTCGCGGTGCAGCGGGTCAGTTCCGCCCAGTGCCTCGGAATGCTTTCGCAGCCTGGACGGTATCTGCGGCGCAAGGAGCACGCGGAGCTCCCGCAGGGGCGTGGCGCCTCACTGGACGAGCGGGTCCGGGCTCGCGTTCTCGACAAGCTCGACCCGGAGCGGCCCGCCATCGTCATCGGCCACTCGCTGGGATCCGTGATCGCCTGGGAGTCGCTGGCCGCGTACAGCGGCCCCGTGGCCCTGTTCGTCACCCTCGGCTCTCCCCTCGCCATGAACGCGTTGATATGGCAGCGCCTGCGTCCGCAGCCGCCGGCCGTTCCCGAAACGGTCGAGCGTTGGGTGGATGTCTGGGACGGGGACGACCCAGTGGCGCCCCGGCGCCGGTCCGCCGAGGTGGTGGCCCCCAACGCGGCGGGCGTGCGGCCCGAGCCGGTGCCCGTGGACTCACGCTTGTTGTGGACTCACTCGGCCCTTACCTACCTGCGGCGTCGCGAGGTCGCCGGACCGGTCATGGAGGCCGTCCTCCGGCTCTCCACGACGTCATGA
- a CDS encoding VOC family protein has product MAAEPQGTPCWADATFGDLEGAKRFYGELLGWTYGESLPEYGNYTQAYVDGKAVAALSPPMPGQDAPPAWCLFLASPDAAATAAKVRENGGTVLVEPMRVGEFGTMVLASDPGGAAFGVWQAGSHEGFEAREVPGAYSWAEIYTREPEKADAFFPSVFGYGVKRVEADAIDFTLYDLGADPVLGRMRMTEDFPAEVPPHLNVYFTVADCDAAVEKAQALGAQLRFGPLTIPFGRFAALTDPQGAPFSLIDGTTTGGEMPTLTDAS; this is encoded by the coding sequence ATGGCCGCAGAACCACAGGGCACACCGTGCTGGGCCGACGCGACGTTCGGCGACCTGGAAGGCGCGAAGCGCTTCTACGGCGAGCTGCTGGGCTGGACGTACGGCGAGTCGCTGCCCGAGTACGGCAACTACACGCAGGCGTACGTGGACGGCAAGGCGGTCGCCGCCCTGTCCCCGCCCATGCCCGGCCAGGACGCACCCCCCGCCTGGTGTCTGTTTCTCGCCTCGCCGGACGCGGCGGCCACCGCCGCCAAGGTCCGCGAGAACGGCGGCACGGTCCTGGTGGAGCCGATGCGGGTCGGTGAGTTCGGCACGATGGTGCTGGCGAGCGACCCCGGCGGGGCAGCCTTCGGGGTGTGGCAGGCGGGCAGCCACGAGGGCTTCGAGGCGCGGGAGGTGCCCGGCGCCTACAGCTGGGCCGAGATCTACACCAGGGAGCCGGAGAAGGCGGACGCCTTCTTCCCCTCCGTCTTCGGGTACGGGGTGAAGCGGGTTGAGGCCGACGCGATCGACTTCACGCTCTACGACCTGGGCGCGGACCCCGTGCTCGGCCGGATGAGGATGACGGAGGACTTCCCGGCGGAGGTGCCGCCGCATCTGAACGTGTACTTCACGGTCGCGGACTGCGACGCGGCGGTGGAGAAGGCGCAGGCTCTCGGGGCGCAGCTCCGGTTCGGGCCGCTGACCATCCCGTTCGGCAGGTTCGCCGCGCTGACCGACCCGCAGGGCGCGCCGTTCTCGCTGATCGACGGCACGACGACCGGGGGCGAGATGCCCACGCTCACGGACGCCTCCTGA
- a CDS encoding acyl-CoA synthetase, translating into MPLLPALQESAAPTASREAVRFGELTLTYAQLGAAADALAARIGDAGRVAVWATPAAETVVAVVAALRAGVPAVPLNPKTGERELAHIVADSAPSAVLAAAGDVLPPALAGLRRLDVSVTAPATTDARSFPEPSPESPALVVYTSGTTGPPKGAVLPRRAIASSLDALEDAWQWTGDDVLVHALPLFHVHGLILGVLGPLRRGGSVRHLGRFSAEGVARELGSGGTMLFGVPTMYHRLAEALAEPSGSEGLAKALAGARLLVSGSAALPVHDHERIAAATGRRVIERYGMTETLMNTGVRADGEPRPGTVGAPLLGVELRLVEEDGGPLADPASIGEIQVRGPNLFTGYLNRPDATAAALTADGWFRTGDMATLDPDGYVRIVGRKATDLIKSGGYKIGAGEIENALLDHPGVREAAVTGEPDPDLGERVVAWVVPADPAAPPSAAELAGHVAAQLSPHKRPRTVRYLDALPRNDLGKIMKRSLHD; encoded by the coding sequence ATGCCACTCTTGCCCGCACTCCAGGAATCGGCCGCTCCGACGGCCTCCCGCGAAGCCGTACGTTTCGGCGAACTGACACTGACCTACGCACAGTTGGGAGCGGCGGCGGATGCGCTCGCGGCCCGCATCGGCGACGCCGGGCGGGTCGCGGTCTGGGCGACCCCGGCCGCGGAGACCGTGGTCGCGGTGGTCGCCGCGCTGCGCGCGGGGGTGCCAGCCGTGCCGCTCAACCCGAAGACGGGCGAACGGGAACTGGCGCACATCGTCGCCGACAGCGCGCCCTCGGCCGTGCTGGCCGCGGCCGGTGACGTACTGCCGCCGGCGCTGGCCGGGCTGCGGCGGCTGGACGTGTCCGTGACGGCCCCGGCCACCACGGACGCCCGCTCCTTCCCCGAACCCTCCCCCGAATCCCCCGCCCTGGTCGTATACACCTCCGGCACCACCGGCCCGCCCAAGGGAGCCGTCCTGCCGCGGCGGGCGATCGCGTCCTCCCTGGACGCGCTGGAGGACGCCTGGCAGTGGACGGGCGACGACGTACTCGTCCACGCCCTGCCGCTGTTCCATGTGCACGGCCTGATCCTCGGCGTCCTCGGCCCGCTCCGGCGGGGCGGTTCGGTGCGCCATCTCGGCCGGTTCTCCGCCGAGGGCGTGGCCCGGGAGCTGGGCTCCGGCGGCACGATGCTGTTCGGTGTCCCGACGATGTACCACCGGCTGGCGGAAGCGCTTGCGGAACCGTCGGGGTCCGAGGGCCTCGCCAAGGCGCTCGCGGGGGCCCGGCTGCTCGTCTCCGGCTCGGCCGCGCTCCCGGTCCACGACCACGAACGGATCGCGGCCGCGACCGGCCGCCGGGTCATCGAGCGGTACGGCATGACGGAGACCCTGATGAACACGGGCGTACGGGCCGACGGCGAACCGCGCCCCGGCACGGTCGGCGCCCCGCTCCTGGGCGTCGAACTCCGCCTGGTCGAGGAGGACGGCGGCCCGCTCGCCGATCCCGCGTCCATCGGCGAGATCCAGGTGCGCGGCCCGAACCTGTTCACCGGCTATCTGAACCGCCCCGACGCCACCGCCGCGGCACTCACCGCCGACGGCTGGTTCCGTACGGGCGACATGGCCACCCTCGACCCCGACGGCTACGTACGGATCGTCGGCCGCAAGGCCACCGACCTGATCAAGAGCGGCGGCTACAAGATCGGCGCCGGTGAGATCGAGAACGCGCTCCTGGACCACCCGGGCGTCCGGGAGGCCGCCGTCACCGGTGAGCCCGACCCGGACCTGGGCGAGCGCGTCGTCGCCTGGGTGGTGCCGGCCGACCCCGCCGCCCCGCCCTCGGCCGCCGAACTGGCCGGCCACGTCGCGGCCCAGCTCTCCCCGCACAAGCGCCCGCGCACGGTCCGCTACCTGGACGCGCTGCCGCGCAACGACCTGGGCAAGATCATGAAGCGGTCCCTCCATGACTGA
- a CDS encoding PQQ-dependent sugar dehydrogenase, translating to MPLSPPLWSRVVTALTLVATGGLAAGTAAAAPAAPTAVHARADIPAADYQQVQLALGAAELGEAMSLAVLPDRSVVHTARDGTVRLTDAAGATKTAAKLNVYTHDEEGLQGVAADPDFANNRYLYLYYSPALNTPGGDAPVTGSAADFDAWKGHLNLSRFTLKTDGTLDTASEKVLLEVANDRGQCCHVGGDIDFDAAGNLYLTTGDDTNPFESGGYAPIDERTDRNPQFDAQRSSGNTNDLRGKLLRIKPTADGGYTIPAGNLFAPGTAATRPEIYAMGFRNPFRMSVDKPTGTVYIGDYGPDAGTTDANRGPSGQVEFDRVTGPGNFGWPYCTGTNTASETYNEYTFPSGPSGAKYDCAGGPANNSFRNTGRPELPAVKPAWIRYAGDAGTPPEFGGGSESPMAGPVYHYDAGLDSAVKFPESLDKRFFAAEYGRKWIKPIEVKADGSPGTIDTFPWTGTQVMDSAFGPDGALYVLDYGTGSGNQALYRVEYLAGSNRSPVAKAAADRTSGPTPLAVAFSAAGSEDPEGGALSYAWDFGDGATSTEANPQHTYTTAGTFHPTLTVTDPDGLTGTASLVVTAGNTAPTVTLTTPVDGSLFSFGDSVPFTVTVTDPEDGTVDCSKVKVTYLLGHDSHRHQITSKNGCSGTIDVPVDGEHDSAANIYGVFDAEYTDAGGLTSHSDSILQPRHRQAEHFAAQSGIEPAQHGAAEGGATVGFTDNGDWISFEPYAVGNATSVSARVSSAGPGGTIEVRAGSATGTLLSTLTVAPTGGWETFTDVSADVSNAPAGSTELFLVFKGPTGQGNLFDVDAFTFETEG from the coding sequence ATGCCCCTGTCTCCCCCACTCTGGTCCAGAGTCGTCACCGCGCTCACCCTGGTGGCCACCGGTGGCCTCGCCGCCGGCACCGCGGCCGCCGCACCCGCCGCCCCCACCGCGGTCCACGCCCGTGCCGACATACCCGCCGCCGACTACCAGCAGGTCCAACTGGCCCTCGGCGCGGCCGAACTGGGCGAGGCCATGTCCCTCGCCGTCCTCCCGGACCGCTCGGTCGTCCACACCGCCCGCGACGGCACGGTCCGGCTCACCGACGCCGCGGGAGCGACGAAGACCGCCGCCAAGCTCAATGTCTACACGCACGACGAGGAAGGGCTCCAGGGCGTCGCGGCCGACCCGGACTTCGCGAACAACCGCTACCTCTACCTCTATTACTCGCCCGCCCTGAACACCCCGGGCGGCGACGCCCCCGTCACCGGATCCGCCGCCGACTTCGACGCCTGGAAGGGACACCTCAACCTCTCCAGGTTCACGCTGAAGACCGACGGCACCCTGGACACCGCGAGCGAGAAGGTCCTCCTCGAAGTCGCCAACGACCGCGGCCAGTGCTGCCACGTCGGCGGCGACATCGACTTCGACGCGGCCGGCAACCTCTATCTGACCACCGGCGACGACACCAACCCGTTCGAGTCGGGCGGCTACGCGCCGATCGACGAACGCACCGACCGCAACCCGCAGTTCGACGCCCAGCGCTCCTCGGGCAACACCAACGACCTGCGCGGCAAGCTGCTGCGGATCAAGCCCACCGCCGACGGCGGCTACACGATCCCGGCCGGCAACCTCTTCGCCCCCGGCACCGCCGCGACCCGGCCCGAGATCTACGCCATGGGCTTCCGCAACCCGTTCCGGATGTCCGTCGACAAGCCGACCGGCACCGTCTACATCGGCGACTACGGACCCGACGCCGGCACCACCGACGCCAACCGCGGCCCCAGCGGCCAGGTGGAGTTCGACCGTGTCACCGGCCCCGGCAACTTCGGCTGGCCGTACTGCACGGGCACCAACACCGCCTCGGAGACGTACAACGAGTACACCTTCCCCAGCGGCCCGTCCGGCGCGAAGTACGACTGCGCGGGCGGCCCGGCCAACAACTCCTTCCGCAACACCGGCCGGCCCGAGCTGCCCGCGGTGAAGCCCGCCTGGATCAGGTACGCGGGTGACGCGGGCACCCCGCCCGAGTTCGGCGGCGGCTCCGAGTCCCCGATGGCCGGGCCCGTCTACCACTACGACGCCGGCCTCGACTCGGCCGTGAAGTTCCCCGAATCACTCGACAAGCGTTTCTTCGCCGCCGAGTACGGCCGCAAGTGGATCAAGCCGATCGAGGTGAAGGCCGACGGCTCACCCGGGACGATCGACACCTTCCCCTGGACCGGGACCCAGGTCATGGACTCCGCGTTCGGCCCGGACGGGGCCCTGTACGTCCTGGACTACGGCACCGGATCCGGCAACCAGGCGCTCTACCGCGTCGAGTACCTGGCGGGCAGCAACCGCTCACCCGTCGCCAAGGCCGCGGCGGACCGCACCTCCGGACCCACCCCGCTCGCCGTCGCCTTCTCGGCGGCCGGCAGCGAGGACCCCGAGGGCGGGGCGCTGAGCTACGCCTGGGACTTCGGTGACGGCGCCACCTCCACCGAGGCGAACCCGCAGCACACCTACACCACCGCCGGGACCTTCCACCCGACCCTGACGGTCACCGACCCCGACGGGCTCACGGGCACCGCCAGCCTCGTCGTGACGGCGGGCAACACCGCACCCACCGTCACCCTGACGACCCCGGTCGACGGCTCGCTCTTCTCCTTCGGCGACTCCGTGCCCTTCACCGTCACCGTCACCGACCCGGAGGACGGCACGGTCGACTGCTCGAAGGTGAAGGTCACCTATCTGCTCGGCCACGACAGCCACCGCCACCAGATCACCTCGAAGAACGGCTGCTCCGGCACCATCGACGTCCCCGTCGACGGTGAGCACGACAGCGCGGCCAACATCTACGGGGTCTTCGACGCCGAGTACACCGACGCAGGCGGACTGACCAGCCACAGCGACAGCATCCTGCAGCCGCGCCACCGCCAGGCCGAGCACTTCGCGGCCCAGTCCGGCATCGAGCCCGCCCAGCACGGCGCGGCCGAGGGCGGCGCCACCGTCGGCTTCACCGACAACGGGGACTGGATCTCCTTCGAGCCGTACGCCGTGGGCAACGCCACCAGCGTCTCGGCCAGGGTCTCGTCCGCGGGACCCGGCGGCACCATCGAGGTCCGCGCCGGCTCCGCCACGGGCACGCTGCTCTCCACCCTGACCGTCGCCCCCACCGGCGGCTGGGAGACCTTCACGGACGTGTCGGCCGATGTGAGCAACGCCCCCGCGGGCTCCACCGAACTCTTCCTCGTCTTCAAGGGCCCCACGGGCCAGGGGAATCTGTTCGACGTCGACGCCTTCACCTTCGAGACGGAAGGGTGA
- a CDS encoding ThuA domain-containing protein: MRRQLARRARHVACAAALALGAAFLAPAPAGAAAADPYDVLVFSKTAGFRHDSIPAGITAIQELGTADGFTVTATEDASAFTPQNLAGYEAVVFLSTTGDVLDSAQQDALSAYVDGGGGFVGVHAAADTEYDWPSYEHLVGAWFKSHPAIQQAKVLTEDHAHPATSHLDDEWIRTDELYNYRTNPRADVHVLQTLDESSYTGGEMGGDHPITWCHPQQQGRSFYTGLGHTIESYGDPDFRRLLLGGIQYAAGAVQADCGSGTTEPGDGAVEAESYTSSSGVQSAAHAGAGGGATLGYIDNGDWAGYASVDTAGATSFTARVSSAGAGGTVQVRSGSATGPVLGSVAVAPTGGWETFTEVTGALTASGSGPLFLSFTGGAGSLFDIDSFTLAKETPAAAAGSSNVHLFYYPWYGTPETNGSWRHWEQGGHTPPDDIGADLYPKLGPYDSGDTAGAVEQHMKWIEQSGAGVLVYSWWGQGGYEDSLAGQVLDAAARHGIKVAWHIEPYSGRTAASVVDDIAYLEGKFGSHPAYYRDAEHGDRPAFYIFESLRIQDWSALDAVRDSAIVLAQTTDTTKVAHFGGIYTYDGIAGATAPGWQQAGAYAKANGLVWAPSVAPGYIDDRAVPGNTTPTLGRDDGASYDLEWSNALDPAIGGSPSWVSVTSFNEWHEGSPIEPASSTPPAGHGYQTYEGAYGKTGAAAETAYLDRTAYWAERFEQQRAAAPAPH; encoded by the coding sequence ATGAGACGCCAACTGGCCCGGCGCGCACGGCATGTCGCGTGCGCCGCCGCCCTGGCCCTCGGCGCGGCCTTCCTGGCCCCCGCCCCCGCGGGGGCCGCGGCCGCCGACCCGTACGACGTGCTGGTCTTCTCCAAGACCGCCGGATTCCGGCACGACTCCATCCCGGCCGGCATCACCGCCATCCAGGAACTCGGCACGGCGGACGGCTTCACCGTCACGGCCACCGAGGACGCGAGCGCCTTCACCCCGCAGAACCTCGCCGGATACGAGGCGGTGGTCTTCCTCAGCACCACCGGTGACGTCCTGGACTCCGCGCAGCAGGACGCGCTGTCGGCGTACGTCGACGGGGGCGGCGGATTCGTCGGCGTCCACGCGGCCGCCGACACGGAGTACGACTGGCCGTCCTACGAACACCTCGTCGGCGCCTGGTTCAAGAGCCATCCGGCGATCCAGCAGGCGAAGGTCCTCACCGAGGACCACGCCCACCCGGCGACCTCGCACCTCGACGACGAGTGGATCCGGACCGACGAGCTGTACAACTACCGCACCAACCCGCGCGCCGACGTCCATGTGCTCCAGACCCTGGACGAAAGCAGCTACACCGGCGGGGAGATGGGCGGCGACCACCCGATCACCTGGTGCCACCCGCAGCAGCAGGGCCGGTCCTTCTACACCGGCCTCGGCCACACCATCGAGTCGTACGGCGATCCGGACTTCCGCCGGCTGCTGCTCGGCGGAATCCAGTACGCGGCCGGCGCGGTGCAGGCCGACTGCGGCTCCGGAACCACGGAACCGGGTGACGGAGCCGTCGAGGCGGAGTCGTACACCTCCTCATCCGGTGTGCAGAGCGCCGCGCACGCCGGGGCCGGCGGCGGGGCCACCCTCGGGTACATCGACAACGGCGACTGGGCGGGCTACGCCTCCGTCGACACGGCCGGGGCGACCTCCTTCACCGCCAGGGTCTCCTCGGCCGGGGCGGGCGGCACCGTCCAGGTCCGCTCCGGATCGGCCACCGGGCCGGTACTCGGATCGGTGGCCGTCGCCCCGACCGGCGGCTGGGAGACCTTCACGGAGGTGACCGGCGCCCTCACCGCGTCTGGTTCGGGCCCGCTGTTCCTGAGCTTCACCGGGGGAGCGGGGTCGCTCTTCGACATCGACAGCTTCACCCTGGCCAAGGAGACACCGGCCGCGGCGGCGGGCTCGTCGAACGTCCACCTCTTCTACTACCCCTGGTACGGCACCCCGGAGACGAACGGCAGCTGGCGCCACTGGGAACAGGGCGGCCACACCCCGCCCGACGACATCGGCGCCGACCTCTACCCGAAGCTCGGCCCGTACGACTCCGGTGACACCGCCGGGGCCGTCGAGCAGCACATGAAGTGGATCGAGCAGTCGGGTGCGGGCGTCCTCGTCTACAGCTGGTGGGGACAGGGCGGTTACGAGGACTCCCTGGCCGGCCAGGTGCTGGACGCCGCGGCCCGGCACGGGATCAAGGTGGCCTGGCACATCGAGCCGTACAGCGGCCGGACCGCGGCCTCCGTGGTCGACGACATCGCCTACCTCGAAGGGAAGTTCGGCAGCCACCCCGCGTACTACCGGGACGCGGAGCACGGCGACCGCCCCGCGTTCTACATCTTCGAGAGCCTGAGGATCCAGGACTGGTCGGCCCTGGACGCCGTACGGGACAGCGCCATCGTCCTCGCGCAGACCACCGACACCACCAAGGTCGCGCACTTCGGCGGGATCTACACCTACGACGGCATCGCCGGCGCCACCGCACCCGGCTGGCAGCAGGCAGGGGCGTACGCGAAGGCCAACGGTCTGGTCTGGGCGCCCTCGGTGGCTCCCGGCTACATCGACGACCGTGCCGTGCCCGGCAACACCACCCCCACCCTGGGCCGCGACGACGGCGCCTCCTACGACCTGGAGTGGAGCAACGCGCTCGACCCGGCCATCGGCGGATCACCCTCCTGGGTCTCCGTCACCTCCTTCAACGAATGGCACGAGGGCAGCCCGATCGAACCCGCGTCGAGCACCCCGCCCGCAGGACACGGCTACCAGACCTACGAAGGGGCCTACGGCAAGACCGGGGCGGCCGCCGAGACGGCCTATCTCGACCGGACGGCCTACTGGGCCGAGCGGTTCGAGCAGCAGCGCGCGGCGGCTCCCGCCCCGCACTGA
- a CDS encoding MFS transporter, with amino-acid sequence MDNAVKQSPAPAAAKPSGAAYRNLVMATIGFALTFWAWNLIAPMSADYKDRLGLSSFQQSLLVAVPVLVGSLGRIPAGALTDKYGARLMFPLTSALTIVPVLLLIPARDSYGAMLAVGFLLGLGGTTFAIGIPLVNSWFPPSDRGLALGVFGMGMGGVALSGYFTPRIAKHGDNLPFLVVAGALVVFAALAAVLITDRPGRQVPTDTLAHRLGAAGRLRVTWELSALYAIGFGGIVAFGVYLPTYLKTWYDLSPTDAGTKAAGFALVTVIFRPIGGWLSDRIHPALVSSVALGVAALMAIVQAFDPKLVPGGTIALLVMAAGLGTASGSVFALVSQVTPQAKVGSVTGIVGAMGGLGGFVPPLVMGAIYSSKGSYSIGFMLLSDLALAGCVYAYGRMRTIQRDA; translated from the coding sequence GTGGACAACGCCGTCAAGCAGTCACCCGCTCCGGCCGCCGCGAAGCCCTCCGGCGCCGCCTACCGCAACCTCGTGATGGCCACGATCGGCTTCGCGCTGACCTTCTGGGCCTGGAACCTGATCGCCCCCATGTCGGCCGACTACAAGGACCGGCTCGGGCTCAGCTCGTTCCAGCAGTCCCTGCTGGTAGCGGTGCCGGTGCTGGTCGGTTCGCTGGGCCGGATCCCGGCGGGCGCGCTCACCGACAAGTACGGTGCGCGGCTGATGTTCCCGCTGACCTCGGCGCTCACCATCGTCCCGGTGCTGCTGCTGATCCCGGCGCGGGACTCCTACGGCGCGATGCTCGCCGTGGGCTTCCTGCTGGGCCTGGGCGGCACGACGTTCGCGATCGGCATCCCGCTGGTCAACTCGTGGTTCCCGCCGTCCGACCGGGGCCTGGCCCTCGGCGTGTTCGGCATGGGCATGGGCGGGGTGGCCCTGTCCGGGTACTTCACCCCCCGGATCGCCAAGCACGGCGACAACCTGCCGTTCCTCGTGGTCGCCGGGGCGCTCGTGGTGTTCGCAGCGCTGGCGGCGGTGCTGATCACCGACCGGCCCGGCCGGCAGGTGCCGACCGACACGCTGGCCCACCGGCTGGGTGCGGCGGGGCGGCTGCGCGTCACCTGGGAGCTGTCGGCGCTGTACGCGATCGGCTTCGGCGGCATCGTCGCGTTCGGCGTCTACCTGCCGACGTATCTGAAGACCTGGTACGACCTCTCGCCGACCGACGCCGGCACGAAGGCCGCCGGGTTCGCCCTGGTCACGGTCATCTTCCGGCCGATCGGCGGCTGGCTCTCGGACCGGATCCACCCGGCGCTGGTCTCCTCCGTGGCGCTCGGGGTGGCCGCCCTGATGGCGATCGTCCAGGCCTTCGACCCGAAGCTGGTCCCCGGCGGCACGATCGCGCTGCTCGTGATGGCGGCCGGTCTCGGCACCGCGAGCGGCAGCGTCTTCGCCCTGGTCTCGCAGGTGACACCGCAGGCGAAGGTGGGCAGCGTCACCGGCATCGTCGGCGCGATGGGCGGGCTCGGCGGCTTCGTCCCGCCGCTGGTGATGGGCGCGATCTACAGCTCGAAGGGCTCCTACTCGATCGGCTTCATGCTGCTGTCCGACCTGGCCCTGGCGGGCTGTGTGTACGCGTACGGGCGGATGCGGACCATCCAGCGGGACGCCTGA
- a CDS encoding Lrp/AsnC family transcriptional regulator — translation MDRLDREILGVLQEDARISYRDLGVRVGLSANAAADRVRRLRRDGVIRGFTVIIDPAADTRTGLVVFIDVTLRTDTTNEVFERAVLTLPGITEVVHVTGGHDYLVRATAADTAALDGLLRRLKREAGVAHSSTRIALRAAPAK, via the coding sequence ATGGACCGTCTCGACAGGGAAATCCTCGGAGTCCTCCAGGAGGACGCGCGGATCTCGTACCGCGACCTGGGCGTCCGGGTCGGGCTCAGCGCCAACGCGGCGGCCGACCGGGTGCGCAGGCTGCGCCGGGACGGCGTCATCCGCGGCTTCACCGTGATCATCGACCCCGCCGCCGACACCCGGACCGGACTCGTCGTCTTCATCGACGTGACCCTGCGGACGGACACCACCAACGAGGTGTTCGAGCGGGCGGTGCTGACCCTGCCCGGCATCACCGAGGTGGTGCATGTGACGGGCGGGCACGACTATCTCGTACGGGCCACCGCCGCCGACACCGCGGCGCTGGACGGGCTGCTGCGCCGGCTGAAGCGCGAGGCCGGTGTCGCCCACTCCAGCACCAGGATCGCGCTCAGAGCGGCGCCTGCCAAATGA